From a single Rosa rugosa chromosome 7, drRosRugo1.1, whole genome shotgun sequence genomic region:
- the LOC133722968 gene encoding uncharacterized protein LOC133722968, protein MDKSWMHADRRSRAFELGVEELIQFALESGCNVNKLCCPCMNCAHSKSFKAGVVKDHLVEFGIDKTYTNWIWHGENVSNESVPEEHSETVKQNPIGIGQNDYSMGGSDDEEFSEDSDEFLRFVEDGDKPLYPGCTRFTKLNGLVKTYNLKAKHGLSDACYSDMLILIGMLLPEGNEVPGSFYEAKKTLCSLGMEYEKIHACPNDCILYRDSNVDTTTCPTCGLSRWKLGKNEIEKVGVPGKVLWYFSPIPRFRKMFQSVSTAKSLTWHADERLNDGKMRHPADSPTWKLVDDQWPAFGIEPRNLRLALSSDGFNPYSSLSSRYSCWPVILVSYNLPPWLCMKRKYMMLTLLISGPKQPGNDIDVYLQPLIDDLKTLWDGVQGVYDSYRRDYFTLKAILFWTINDFPAYGNLSGSIVKGYNACPVCVEHTKPHRLPHGQKMSYQRHRRFLPRHHPYRKQATAFNNTEEHDPPPIPLSGQEVLKRVEGLKRVYGKKHRHPPSKGVDDQNRPCWKKQSVFFELEYWKFLPVRHILDVMHIEKNICDALIGTLLNIPGKTKDGVASRLDMASMGIRTGLQPITGGKSRSYHWQAGI, encoded by the coding sequence ATGGATAAATCTTGGATGCATGCTGATAGAAGATCACGGGCATTTGAGTTAGGGGTTGAAGAATTAATTCAGTTTGCATTAGAGAGTGGTTGCAATGTTAATAAACTTTGCTGTCCTTGTATGAATTGTGCACATAGTAAAAGTTTCAAGGCTGGGGTAGTGAAGGATCATCTAGTTGAGTTTGGTATTGATAAAACATACACAAATTGGATATGGCATGGGGAAAATGTGTCAAATGAGAGTGTACCCGAAGAGCATTCTGAAACTGTAAAACAGAATCCCATAGGCATAGGGCAGAATGACTACAGTATGGGGGGGTCCGATGATGAGGAGTTTTCAGAAGACTCCGATGAATTTTTAAGGTTTGTCGAGGATGGTGATAAACCTCTTTACCCTGGTTGTACGCGTTTTACAAAGTTGAATGGACTTGTTAAAACATACAatctgaaagcaaagcatgggtTAAGTGATGCTTGTTATTCTGACATGTTGATACTCATTGGAATGTTGCTTCCAGAAGGTAATGAAGTCCCAGGGTCTTTCTATGAGGCCAAAAAGACTTTATGTTCATTGGGAATGGAATATGAAAAGATACATGCATGTCCTAATGATTGTATCTTATATAGGGATAGTAATGTTGATACCACTACCTGCCCTACTTGTGGTCTCTCTAGGTGGAAGTTGGGTAAGAATGAAATAGAGAAAGTAGGGGTTCCGGGGAAGGTTTTGTGGTATTTTTCACCTATACCAAGGTTTAGGAAGATGTTTCAATCAGTAAGTACAGCTAAAAGCTTGACATGGCATGCTGATGAGCGACTAAATGATGGTAAAATGAGGCATCCTGCTGATTCCCCTACTTGGAAGTTAGTGGACGATCAGTGGCCTGCTTTTGGTATAGAGCCTAGGAATTTAAGGCTAGCGCTATCGTCTGACGGTTTCAATCCCTACAGTTCTCTTTCTAGTAGATACTCTTGCTGGCCTGTCATACTAGTGAGCTATAATCTTCCCCCATGGCTCTGCATGAAGAGGAAGTATATGATGCTAACTTTGTTAATCTCTGGACCTAAACAACCTGGAAATGATATTGATGTCTACCTCCAGCCGTTAATAGATGATTTGAAGACTTTGTGGGATGGGGTTCAAGGGgtatatgatagttatagaAGAGATTACTTCACATTGAAAGCAATACTGTTCTGGACCATTAACGACTTCCCAGCATATGGGAACTTGTCAGGCAGCATTGTGAAAGGTTATAATGCGTGTCCGGTTTGTGTAGAGCATACCAAACCTCATAGGCTGCCTCACGGTCAAAAGATGTCATATCAGCGACATCGAAGATTCTTACCACGTCACCATCCATATCGAAAACAGGCAACTGCTTTCAATAACACTGAAGAGCATGATCCCCCTCCTATTCCATTAAGTGGACAGGAGGTCTTAAAGAGAGTAGAAGGTTTGAAGCGGGTTTATGGTAAAAAGCATCGTCATCCTCCATCTAAGGGTGTTGACGATCAGAATAGACCTTGTTGGAAGAAGCAATCAGTTTTCTTTGAACTTGAGTACTGGAAATTTCTTCCTGTTCGACACATTCTCGATGTCATGCACATTGAGAAGAATATTTGTGATGCATTAATTGGTACATTGTTGAACATTCCTGGGAAAACAAAAGATGGGGTCGCGTCTCGTTTAGATATGGCTTCAATGGGTATAAGAACTGGTCTGCAGCCTATAACGGGGGGAAAAAGCAGAAGTTACCATTGGCAAGCTGGAATCTGA
- the LOC133722184 gene encoding uncharacterized protein LOC133722184, with product MQADLVETVCELEKFFPPSFFDIMLHLSVHLVREVELCGPVFFRWMYPFERYMKTLKGYVKNRRHPEGCIAESYIAEEAVEFLAERNLDEPTIGLPVSDNFDNTETCRPLSGATVMNPDRKELQLAHLCVLQNTDEARPYFDEHMVLLKRLFPNFEKNEKWLKEKQNKTIAKWIQDKVAAELMDHENNVSEHIKWIVDGPNPEVPTFSGYKIDGVNFSTKDRDDVRQVQCSGVSLFANAMLVSSAKDKNPVNDDTTFYGVIKDIWELDYHSFRVPIFHCDWVDIDKGIRIDDLGYTLVNLNRLGHFNDPFVLGTHVKQVCYIDDPLNANWSVVIRCPDRDYHGGDDEEVGIIELEEDKSDATMPTIDTTNVVGEQTSSYMRDGDEGIWVD from the exons ATGCAAGCTGACCTTGTTGAAACAGTTTGTGAGCTTGAGAAATTCTTCCCCCCTTCTTTCTTCGATATTATGTTACATCTTTCGGTGCATCTTGTAAGAGAGGTTGAGCTCTGTGGCCCCGTTTTCTTTAGATGGATGTATCCCTTTGAAAGGTACATGAAGACTTTGAAGGGCTATGTAAAGAACCGGAGACATCCAGAAGGTTGCATTGCTGAGTCGTACATCGCTGAAGAAGCAGTGGAGTTTTTAGCAGAACGTAATCTAGATGAACCTACTATTGGACTACCAGTAAGCGACAACTTTGATAATACAGAGACATGCAGACCTTTATCTGGTGCCACAGTGATGAATCCTGATCGGAAGGAGTTGCAGCTAGCACATTTATGTGTCCTGCAGAATACGGATGAAGCAAGGCCTTATTTTGA TGAACATATGGTATTGTTGAAGCGTCTTTTTCCAAATTTCGAAAAAAATGAGAAGTGGTTAAAGGAGAAGCAGAATAAAACCATTGCTAAATGGATACAAGACAAG GTTGCAGCTGAACTTATGGATCACGAGAATAATGTTTCAGAACATATAAAGTGGATTGTTGATGGTCCTAATCCCGAAGTACCTACATTCAGTGGCTACAAGATAGATGGGGTTAACTTCAGCACCAAGGATCGTGACGATGTCCGTCAAGTTCAATGCAGTGGTGTTTCCTTGTTCGCCAATGCAATGCTAGTCTCTAGTGCTAAGGATAAGAATCCCGTTAATGATGATACAACTTTTTATGGAGTCATTAAAGATATATGGGAGTTAGACTACCATAGTTTTAGGGTACCTATCTTCCATTGTGATTGGGTTGATATTGACAAGGGCATTAGGATAGATGACCTGGGATATACATTAGTCAATTTGAATAGGCTAGGTCATTTCAATGATCCTTTCGTGTTAGGTACACATGTGAAGCAGGTCTGCTACATAGATGACCCTCTTAACGCTAATTGGTCAGTGGTTATAAGATGTCCGGATAGGGATTACCatggtggtgatgatgaggAGGTTGGAATCATTGAACTTGAGGAGGACAAGAGCGATGCCACGATGCCAACCATCGATACTACAAATGTAGTTGGTGAACAAACTAGTAGTTACATGCGGGATGGTGACGAAGGAATATGGGTTGATTAA
- the LOC133722185 gene encoding uncharacterized protein LOC133722185, which yields MAPSKTKAASRARENILKALRVTRARSAPTAATPTKSSASEHKPSPKRAISLNVRRSIAKKKRKSSKATSPIQTGLKLLKRGCVTMHRIVRRKILGIKQKVMFNKKGSPYGAAAKEMQSYIGVLARTKAPIWRSTWKQVPRDRKNKIWQCVEMAFEVPLEARRMVLSSASHKWREFKSKLTTQYIIPHKDEPELLEYPPADYNFIEKAHWDIFVADRLSDEFMEVHKVQKKKREKNKYPHRMSRKGYANLEAELSESVPESELDRATMWIKARQDKHGNFKDSEVEQKATEIDKLKKQVSDGEVTTCGTDDVLTKALGIPEHHGRVRGVGGNINPSSYFNLPKHRRKTVEERIREGCKKFIE from the exons ATGGCTCCTTCAAAGACAAAGGCTGCCTCTAGAGCAAGGGAAAATATTTTGAAGGCACTAAGAGTGACAAGAGCGAGATCTGCACCTACTGCAGCAACTCCAACTAAATCGAGTGCATCAGAACATAAGCCATCCCCAAAGAGAGCAATTTCATTGAATGTCAGAAGGTCAATCGCTAAAAAGAAGCGTAAATCATCAAAGGCAACCAGCCCGATACAAACCGGCTTGAAATTACTGAAGCGTGGCTGTGTTACAATGCATAGGATTGTGAGACGCAAAATACTTGGAATCAAACAAAAAGTCATGTTCAACAAGAAGGGATCGCCTTATGGTGCTGCAGCCAAGGAAATGCAATCATATATCGGGGTGCTAGCACGGACTAAGGCACCAATTTGGAGATCTACTTGGAAGCAGGTGCCAAGAGATCGTAAAAATAAGATTTGGCAATGTGTTGAG ATGGCATTTGAGGTACCCCTGGAGGCAAGGAGAATGGTTCTATCTTCAGCTTCACATAAGTGGAGAGAATTCAAGAGCAAGCTGACTACACAGTACATCATCCCACATAAGGATGAACCAGAATTGTTAGAGTATCCCCCAGCTGATTACAACTTCATTGAAAAGGCTCATTGGGACATATTTGTAGCTGATCGCTTGTCAGATGAATTTATG GAAGTGCACAAGgtgcaaaagaagaagagggaaaagAACAAGTACCCTCATCGGATGTCGCGTAAGGGATATGCAAATCTGGAGGCTGAACTG TCTGAATCTGTCCCTGAATCGGAATTGGACCGTGCAACAATGTGGATCAAGGCACGGCAGGATAAACATGGTAATTTCAAAGATTCTGAGGTAGAGCAGAAGGCAACTGAAATT gACAAGTTGAAGAAGCAGGTGAGTGATGGTGAGGTGACAACTTGTGGCACCGATGATGTATTAACCAAGGCTCTAGGTATCCCTGAGCACCATGGCAGAGTACGTGGTGTGGGAGGTAATATCAACCCTTCGTCTTATTTCAACCTACCTAAGCATAGAAGGAAGACTGTTGAAGAGAGGATTAGGGAAGGCTGCAAGAAATTTATAGAGTAA
- the LOC133722186 gene encoding uncharacterized protein LOC133722186 isoform X2 — protein MRVEAKLYGTTIPIESPPAGHLTKDLGSGQGSCSNLKEKTTKQKAEEVANPAKKRLELVDDIDEKIEEQNGRGLLVEVEAGIEVAATLEVAAAIEHVHAAPIEELRPSECKLALGSVDNIVAIASVVEVQDDKCANQTVHGHPLGERNVRVSIIRPLIPEAKLPFPVNDEIVFVKDAVGTYIAWPRDLILQSPPQTNKKQPNKAACKGSKKRKRQTAGDEEEYIDLKKLPKDYPSPLKCLWLWGRDALADGKTISFMLTDKVFGINRKQYLYKGDIHALCTMSEISGGVICMYMCYLHEVLKKAKMSDMVGFVDSH, from the exons ATGAGGGTGGAAGCAAAACTATATGGGACAACCATTCCCATTGAGTCCCCTCCGGCAGGTCACCTTACCAAGGACCTTGGTTCTGGACAAGGTAGTTGCTCCAACTTGAAGGAGAAGACCACAAAGCAAAAGGCTGAGGAGGTTGCTAACCCTGCAAAGAAGCGCTTAGAGTTAGTTGATGACATAGATGAGAAAATAGAAGAACAAAATGGCAGGGGGTTGCTGGTGGAAGTAGAAGCTGGTATAGAAGTAGCAGCTACTTTAGAAGTGGCAGCTGCTATAGAGCATGTTCATGCCGCTCCTATAGAG GAACTGAGGCCGTCAGAGTGCAAATTGGCTTTAGGATCAGTAGACAATATTGTTGCCATTGCAAGCGTTGTTGAAGTCCAAGATGATAAGTGCGCCAATCAGACAGTTCATGGTCATCCTTTGGGAGAAAGGAATGTGCGAGTGTCGATCATTCGTCCACTTATTCCTGAAGCTAAGCTTCCATTCCCAGTCAATGATGAGATAGTGTTTGTCAAAGATGCTGTTGGGACTTATATCGCTTGGCCGAGGGACCTCATACTTCAATCCCCTCCCCAAACTAACAAG AAACAACCAAATAAGGCCGCATGTAAGGGCtcgaagaaaaggaaaaggcaAACAGCTGGTGATGAAGAGGAGTATATTGACTTGAAGAAGCTGCCAAAAGATTACCCTTCACCTTTGAAGTGCTTGTGGTTGTGGGGGAGAGACGCACTAGCCGATGGGAAGACAATCTCTTTCATGCTAACAGATAAAGTATTTGGGATCAATAGGAAGCAATATCTGTATAAGGGAGACATTCATGCATTGTGTACCATGAGTGAAATATCAGGCGGCGTCATCTGCATGTATATGTG CTATTTGCATGAAGTATTGAAGAAAGCAAAGATGTCAGACATGGTTGGCTTTGTGGACTCTCATTAG
- the LOC133722186 gene encoding uncharacterized protein LOC133722186 isoform X1 has product MRVEAKLYGTTIPIESPPAGHLTKDLGSGQGSCSNLKEKTTKQKAEEVANPAKKRLELVDDIDEKIEEQNGRGLLVEVEAGIEVAATLEVAAAIEHVHAAPIEVRAAPIKSVEVTQEELRPSECKLALGSVDNIVAIASVVEVQDDKCANQTVHGHPLGERNVRVSIIRPLIPEAKLPFPVNDEIVFVKDAVGTYIAWPRDLILQSPPQTNKKQPNKAACKGSKKRKRQTAGDEEEYIDLKKLPKDYPSPLKCLWLWGRDALADGKTISFMLTDKVFGINRKQYLYKGDIHALCTMSEISGGVICMYMCYLHEVLKKAKMSDMVGFVDSH; this is encoded by the exons ATGAGGGTGGAAGCAAAACTATATGGGACAACCATTCCCATTGAGTCCCCTCCGGCAGGTCACCTTACCAAGGACCTTGGTTCTGGACAAGGTAGTTGCTCCAACTTGAAGGAGAAGACCACAAAGCAAAAGGCTGAGGAGGTTGCTAACCCTGCAAAGAAGCGCTTAGAGTTAGTTGATGACATAGATGAGAAAATAGAAGAACAAAATGGCAGGGGGTTGCTGGTGGAAGTAGAAGCTGGTATAGAAGTAGCAGCTACTTTAGAAGTGGCAGCTGCTATAGAGCATGTTCATGCCGCTCCTATAGAGGTTCGTGCTGCTCCTATTAAGTCGGTTGAAGTTACACAGGAG GAACTGAGGCCGTCAGAGTGCAAATTGGCTTTAGGATCAGTAGACAATATTGTTGCCATTGCAAGCGTTGTTGAAGTCCAAGATGATAAGTGCGCCAATCAGACAGTTCATGGTCATCCTTTGGGAGAAAGGAATGTGCGAGTGTCGATCATTCGTCCACTTATTCCTGAAGCTAAGCTTCCATTCCCAGTCAATGATGAGATAGTGTTTGTCAAAGATGCTGTTGGGACTTATATCGCTTGGCCGAGGGACCTCATACTTCAATCCCCTCCCCAAACTAACAAG AAACAACCAAATAAGGCCGCATGTAAGGGCtcgaagaaaaggaaaaggcaAACAGCTGGTGATGAAGAGGAGTATATTGACTTGAAGAAGCTGCCAAAAGATTACCCTTCACCTTTGAAGTGCTTGTGGTTGTGGGGGAGAGACGCACTAGCCGATGGGAAGACAATCTCTTTCATGCTAACAGATAAAGTATTTGGGATCAATAGGAAGCAATATCTGTATAAGGGAGACATTCATGCATTGTGTACCATGAGTGAAATATCAGGCGGCGTCATCTGCATGTATATGTG CTATTTGCATGAAGTATTGAAGAAAGCAAAGATGTCAGACATGGTTGGCTTTGTGGACTCTCATTAG